From the Halalkalicoccus sp. CGA53 genome, one window contains:
- a CDS encoding TenA family protein: MSDVAESYATYEGDREDARFTEWLRERSEPAWTKAVEHRFTRELGEGTIDDEVFSTYLIQDYVFVGTLVSLVGCGIGQAPTMVQKRRLVEFADAITDEEDDYFARSFDALSVPENDRVDPPKHAVTAGFEDLLLRAAHEGGYAETLAVLVPVEWVYLEWATAVEEQPEPFYLAEWIELHDNPGFEAVVSWLRDQLDSEGPTLSPRRQDRVAGLFTRAVDYEVAFFEMVYE, from the coding sequence GTGAGCGACGTGGCCGAGAGCTACGCCACGTACGAGGGCGACCGCGAGGACGCCCGGTTCACCGAGTGGCTCAGGGAACGCTCGGAGCCGGCGTGGACCAAGGCGGTCGAGCATCGCTTCACCCGCGAACTCGGTGAGGGGACGATCGACGACGAGGTCTTTTCGACCTACCTGATCCAGGACTACGTCTTCGTGGGAACGCTCGTCTCGCTCGTGGGGTGCGGGATCGGTCAGGCGCCGACGATGGTCCAAAAGCGCCGCCTCGTCGAGTTCGCGGACGCGATCACCGACGAGGAGGACGACTACTTCGCCCGGTCGTTCGACGCGCTCTCGGTCCCCGAGAACGATCGGGTCGACCCCCCGAAACACGCGGTGACCGCCGGCTTCGAGGACCTGTTGCTCCGCGCTGCCCACGAGGGCGGCTACGCCGAGACGCTCGCGGTACTCGTCCCCGTCGAGTGGGTCTACCTGGAGTGGGCGACGGCGGTCGAGGAGCAGCCCGAGCCCTTCTACCTAGCGGAGTGGATCGAACTCCACGACAACCCGGGGTTCGAAGCGGTCGTCAGCTGGCTCCGGGATCAGCTCGACAGCGAGGGTCCGACCCTCTCCCCACGGCGGCAGGACCGGGTCGCGGGGCTGTTCACCCGGGCGGTCGACTACGAGGTGGCCTTCTTCGAGATGGTCTACGAGTAA
- the tenA gene encoding thiaminase II, whose protein sequence is MRFTEELRGEADAIWEAIYDHPMVRGIGDGTLDEAPFRYWVRQDYVYLIEYARAFAYTAASARSLERMATFATLLEETITTEMELHRSYAAAFGISETELEGTNPSPTTRAYTDFLVRIAADGSFGDSVAAILPCMWGFNDTGLRLAEDGLPDHEGYAAWIEMYSGEEFTELADWCRDLMDEVATESTEADRDQYRELFLTSARYEYRFWDAAWREEGWSV, encoded by the coding sequence ATGAGGTTCACCGAGGAGCTACGAGGGGAGGCCGACGCGATCTGGGAGGCGATCTACGACCACCCGATGGTGCGGGGTATCGGCGACGGGACGCTCGACGAGGCCCCCTTCAGGTACTGGGTCCGACAGGACTACGTCTACCTGATCGAGTACGCGCGGGCGTTCGCCTACACCGCCGCGAGCGCCCGGTCGCTCGAAAGGATGGCGACGTTCGCGACGCTGCTGGAGGAGACGATCACCACCGAGATGGAGTTACACCGGAGCTACGCCGCGGCGTTCGGGATCTCCGAAACCGAGTTGGAAGGGACCAACCCCTCGCCGACGACCCGGGCCTACACCGACTTTCTGGTACGTATCGCGGCCGACGGGAGCTTCGGCGACAGCGTGGCGGCGATCCTCCCCTGTATGTGGGGGTTCAACGACACCGGGTTGCGCCTCGCCGAGGACGGGCTGCCCGACCACGAGGGCTACGCCGCCTGGATCGAGATGTACTCGGGAGAGGAGTTCACCGAGCTCGCCGACTGGTGTCGGGATCTAATGGACGAGGTCGCCACGGAGTCGACGGAAGCGGATCGGGACCAGTATCGCGAGCTGTTTCTCACCTCCGCGCGCTACGAGTACCGGTTCTGGGACGCCGCCTGGCGGGAGGAAGGGTGGTCGGTGTGA